Below is a genomic region from Carassius carassius chromosome 50, fCarCar2.1, whole genome shotgun sequence.
TGTCTTTATTCAAAATGAAAGGCCTCACCTTGTGAAATCGTCTGCACAGAGCAGAAGAGCACGAGGAACAGCACACACATCAGACTTCTCATTCTTCAAGACGTTTCTTCACAATGACAGAAAGAATCTGTAGAACTTTTATAGAACTTGAACATCTCAGAGCTGTTGTGTTCAGAATAACGTGAATTCACTTTTAAGAAAAATTAACACTTAGCCTGTCCTATTCTGTCAGGACATTATCCATTACTTTTACAGACATTTTGGTAACAACAATGTAATAAGTGCAGAATTCAAAACCCcagtaaaacaataaataaataaactaaaaatgtctttattttaataaagtacatTGTGCCAGTCAACACTAAATCAGATCTTCATGATCATATAAGAATTTCACCAAAACACCTAAACTCACAATTAAACTGTAACCTTGagcctaggttttttttttgtttgtttgttttagtgtaGTTTCCCAATGAAAACCTATCAGACCTATCCATTTTTATCAGTAGGTGGCAGTAGAAGACTGCAGACAGTTTCCGGTAGGACCACTGTTCTGTAAAATCAAAACCATAGatatttaattttgtgtttatattatttatattaaatgtatttatattatttattatttatattattaatattaaatattaaatgtgttgTTGAAAACACATTTACCTTTAGCAAATTTTATTCACATtaagacaataaaaaataaatgataaaacacCACCAGAGGTCAGGCGAGAAGAAACAGTGTGTCTCGAGCATCATACTTCCCTAAACCTCGTACATCTACCAGACACATTAATCTTGCTTCCTTTTTTACCCTGCAAAAAGCTGAAATCCACTCCAGCGTGAAGGGCAAAGGCGTTTTATTTGTAGCCGCATATCCACAACTAGCCTATATAAAACATTAACTAAAGTTTCCAggtcagttttgtgtttttattctgtaatgcttttattttgtaaagctGTGAGCCTCTGGAAGGTGTTTCTGAGGGAGATATAGATAATTTCCACCACACCTGTTTCATCCATGTTCCAGATATCCTGTGCAGCAAATCTGTGTTTGTCCAGGACAGAATACAAGTTGTCAAAAGTGAGAGGCTTGTAGCCTGAGGGCTTCTTATGGAGAGAGTGGGGTGCCTCTTCAAAAATGTTGTGAACCAGTCGGCTCCAGCCATCCCGTTCTCTGCCCAGGTTTCAGTGTACCTGCAACTGTAGGTCTTTGCCAAATCATAGGCAAACTTCCGGAcctaaattatataaattgttaATTAGTTTAATACATAACAACGTATGTAGGCCTACATACCATAGCCTACTCTAGCTTAATACATATCTAGCCTACCTCCTTTGAGCTCAATCCATAATACAAATCAGCTGCCTGCATTAGGTAGTCTCTTAAGAGGAGCTCCTGCTCTAGTGTGAAAACCCTTTTTGGAGTCCAGTATCCAACTCTGGAAAGTGTCTTTGATCCCTGGCTCCTCTTCTTGTGGAATCGGTGCAGGGTCACATGGCAAATGCCATATGATTTGGCCACTCCCCTTACTGACTTTCCCTGTCTGATTTCATCGGAAGCCCTTTCCAGCACACGAAATGGGACTCCACTGTCTTGTCTTCCTTTTTctgatatttggcatgctgtctaTCACACTTActatctttatataaaaaaagataattaccttaaaatgtgatttgatgacattttacatttaatttgcaatgcacattgtacattttacttttaatttgcaCATTGAAGGGAAACTAAGCAGTTTTTTTAGCTtgattagtttttaaaatataaatgaaacttgGTTGGTGATACTGGGACAGTTGTAACGGGGCGTTACAACTGTCCCAGTACCACCAACCATGTTTTCATCTCATGTGAGCTAGCTTGACTGCTAGTTTGACACTTGTTAGCCATTTCTATTTTTAGCTTACAAAACAGTGATTCTAATAATACTTGTTTGAATTCATAGACATTTGATCCTATAACAGCATccaatgtaaggagtagaagtaaaaattCGACTGAAAAATAATTAGTaatcaagtaaagtatagatacccaaaatttctacttaagtaaggtaatgaagtatttgtactttgttACTTGACAACTCTGGTTATTAGTGACGAAtgcggagagagaacaaaacaaaatggcaGTCATGAATTATAAGTACAAACCGAGGATTtgcaaagaaaaatgttggaggatttcgataaaaaccaagaggagactggttttcctttgctaaggtAAGGAAACTTTACTTCCTTTGCTCCTATAAACAAACTCGTGAGACAAGCATATCTCAGAGGCGAGCACACTGTCAGATAAGAGAAGTGAGAGAAAAgggtttattacgtttgaaaaaTGGATttactacaggaggcctttattcaaaAGGTTGAAAGCGCTTGTGTTAGGCCAACTGATCAGCCCTCAAAATCAGTTAGTCCTAATGACCTCTAGCTTCTCAGTAGCTGATTTCTGAATGCCAGGTTTTGACCGCTACCTCTGCATGGTTAAATCACACAGATagctacatactgtacatacagtatctGGATCTAAAATGGACAGCATCACTTCCTTTTACCAACATGACGTGTATTTGTGGGCAGAAAAGAGAACTAAGCCGTGTTATATTTGAAGATGACTTCTTTCAAGTTCAACAGCAGAATACACATGACCACAATCCTTTTTGGTTAAAAACACCACTTACTCTATTGTACGTCAGACTCATAAGGTCATAAACTGTTTCCAGAACTTTCCATCTCGTTTAACAGagcaatgtttaaaaataacTGCGTTATTAATTATGTACAGtcagtgaagaaaaaaatattgtactaGAATGACGAGTTGTTTTCGCAATTACAAAGTATGCAATGTTTGCCTCATTATTCACGTGCTGTTAAGTTTCAGTGTCTGGGTGAAGcagataaatatgaaatatttttgtctttgtatgatttatttttgcTGGAGAAACTCTAACTTCTGCCAGATGTAACCAAGCCCCTTCTTTCTATGCTGCCAGGCGTAACCGTATGTTTACCTGTCAAGGTCGAGCGGAATCACATAGCGTGTTAAAGGTGGGGTAAGctatttttcaaaaatgctttagAAAACTGATTCGGGCTCACTGGCAAAATAAACTtttagccaatcagcagtaaggggcgtgtctaATCATGATGTGGTGGACAGCATATTCAGTGCACATGATGGAAATATGCCAAACCGAACGACgacagaaagatagagatggcagataaaaaacaaaaaaggaaaacgtCTGTGGAACAAAAGAAGGCTTAAGGCAATAAGGCAAGAAGTAGGACCCGTATACTGTAAATATCGGATCAGCTTTACAGCACTGGAGAGAACTCAAGGAGCAGATGGCCTGCTATCGGACTCCaaggttgctttgtttcttcgATAGGTGAGTAACACAGTGACTGCACCGCAACAGCTAAAGTCTTTCTAGTACAGTGGACACGATAAAGTGACCATAGAAAATAAgttgaaatttgtgtcaatacGTCATGAGTAGAACGCAGCAGTAGTTTTCTTTTGGGAAATGTCATGTCATGCCGCGCCGCATCTAGTGTAGACCAtagatatgtatgtgtgtgtatatatatgtaaatatatatacatgcatatatatatctATGGTATAGAAatcatcactgattataatgagttccaTAGTATTTTGTCGCGCCACGCCACTCAGGTGTAGACACAGTGTAACATTGGTTTTGCCTTGTTTCCCAGAACTAATTGTTCCCTGGGTTGCGTACGTATGTGTGGGGCGTAGCTAATAAAATAGGGGCGAGACCCTTTTGGGGTAGgggcttgtttgtttttgtgatttcAAATGTCAACATTGGCTACCAGATATCACTTACCCCACCTTTAAATCTCTTAGCTCCATCCAGCAATGTAAAGGATGTCTAGtcttgttgtagtttttttttgtctcattgcTTTttggtctttttattttattccaccCAGTCAAAACATTGATGGTGACACATGACATGAGTATTTCACATGCTACAACATATCAAACTTCTAATCTCTCCATTTCCAGCTTCCCATATATGGACTACCTTCCTTGAATGCGCTAATTGATTGACAGGCATAAAGCTCCTCAAAAGGCCTTTTCATTGGCTAATATGACAGCACCCTGCTTCTACTTTTATAGATCAGAAACTAGATTACTAGATCAGATGCGCGATATGTTGGAATAGTTATTTTAGTTAAACCTTTCAGGGATTAGACTAATTTTTATAgctttttataaaatatcttacaCCACCTTTAGGACACCAAAGCGTATATACTTATACATTTCCATGGACAAAGTTTCAGCAGGTTGCATGTTAACAGGCTCTTGCATGCAAATACGAATGTTTTCAAATGTACAGAAATCTCAAACTTTACCATCTCTGTAAGTGTGTACAGTGTGAATCATGGCAAAAGATAACACAGGATAATCTTTGTACAAATGAACAAGCATTAAAAGCCAAATAGAGACACAGAAAGTGTTTATTGCGAGGAGGTTTATGTACATTAGCTAAACCTACATATACAGATCTTCATCATAATATGTTGTCTCTAATGacacattacaaaaatatttcatgttCTTCTTTAAAGTAGTTTATACTTTAGGCTATATGGTAGTAATCTGCAATACTTTATTTTTCAGTACAAAACACTATCCTTAGAAATGCATTAGTAAGATAAATGACAAACGAGTTAAAAAACGAAACAATTCAAACATCATACATTCTGGATTGTTTAACCCCATAGCTTCAGTATGCTGATTAGTAAGTGACAATGCATTTGtccgttttttctttttctttttcttttcagttttgaGCAGACTCCACACTTGTCCAGTGCCTCAACAATGGTTCAGAAGTTGACGGACGCAGGTCAGTATGATCACAAGGTCCCCTGTCTTCCAATGTTCCTGCTGTCAATGATCTTGATGTGCCCCTTTACCCATGAGTCATTGGGTCTGGCACACACGTAATGACCCTTCACAGTCTTGAACCTGTATTCAGAGAAATTCAATACCATCAAACACAAAGTAACTTGCTCTGTAGGCCAAATTGGTTCAAACcagtttaaatataataatattaatgattattaatataataaattattattataactattattattattaagatattaaatatatagaaataatggatataaaaataatacttaaaaatatgCTCAGTTTAATAAAGCGAATAATAATACTATTGTGATTTTTCTCCCACATACACAAAAACAGAGATATATTGTTGTTACACTTACAGAACGGCTTCGTTGGGGCACTGCTGGCTTGTCATGCTGTATTCAGCCACTCTTTTGACTGGCACAGGACGGTCCGAAAAGGAGAAACAGCATCTTTGTGGTCCAATACGTAAACCTAGATTAAAGAATACACAACCAAGTTTTTGTTAAAATAGTATACAATTAGACTGTATGTTGCACAGATTATAATTGaatcttttacatattttattgtaAAGAAAATTGTTAATTTATCTTTCTCCTCCATCTTACCTTCACTGAGGCTAACTGCGCACAGAAGCACGACCACTGCGGAGAAAATGATGAAGCGAGAGGCGGTCATTCTGGCCGTTCTGTTATACTAGACTGGCTGGATGTACAGAAGAAGGTCTGTTTGAGGTGAAGCACTCAAGCTGGACTAGCTGCTGTGTGGCTCATTGTCCAAACTATCAGCCTTTATAGAGACTCTTCTGTGAAGGGGCTATCCCTTTATGCGTGGGATTTGACGAGGGAGTTTTTTTATTGAATTCACCCACACACAAAGAAAGTCCGGCAGTATCTGCCGTCATCACACGTGCTTCTGACCTTCACAAGTCATCGTTTGCTTTCACTTCCTCTTTCACTACAGTGGCTTAAAAAAAACAGTCACACTGTGTGCATTATACAAAAAGGAAATTAGATGCATTTTCGCCCATGCCGTTCCAAACACAAAAGGCATCATCGAGAACGTCATGAATTTTGATGAATGTATTTGGTATTTCCGAGTGGACACACATTTGGCCAAATATTGTGGATTTTAAACAGAGAATAACACATGAGAAAGATAACATACTTTGGTCAAATATAATTTAGCTGAAGGGTCAgattgttcatttttgggtgaactattcttacGTGTTTGCCTTGTTTTCTGTTCTCTCTGTTGTGACCTTGTTGTGACCTAGTTTTCCTGATTTGTCTGATTATGTCATTCAGTTCGCCTATTAATCATCTCATTTGTTCACTTCGTTTGGTTTATTCCAATAAGTCCTCAGTTTTCCCTTAGTTTTTGTCTGTTCTCCGTCTATGTTGAGTTGGGTTTTGTGCATGTTCTCCTGATTAAAGGACTATTCGTTGATCTCCTTCATCTTCTTGCAGTTTATATCACCAACACATGACAACTATACTATCCCAATCAATTTTTAAACTATGCACTATTCAagttttttctgttcttttgacaataataataataattattattattattaactttattttaatgttattctatctatctgtctgtctgtctgtctatcagtggCAGTTATCCTGTAGGGTATTTAATAAATGCTGGACTACTActaatattactactactactaataataataataataataaatggccatatatattataaatgtatattattatattttgttattgataaaatgtgtgtgtttgtgtgtgtgtgtgtgtgtgtgtgtgtgtgtgtgtgtgtgtgtgaatcagttTATCCTATAGGGTCATCAGGAGATTACGTAgtctataacaacaacaacaataataatgataataataataataatattatattttgttactGGTAGAAAGAAAATTTGATTTACagttttctcagtcgctttggtacatttctcgaatcatacttgagatttgcaaaacagtcagtgcatttctcaaaacaactcgtacaaatagcaaaacaccacgGATTaactgcaaaagccagtctcctgctcaaaatctttagttcgcctctcaaaaaatataaatataaatatctgtgtcaatgaacatgtcagtgccataagaatgacaagtccttgcgtcatagtttatggataagaaTGTCAActcgcttagtcatgttgtcaatataacagtgttctctggagggatgttctgatgtaaattactgta
It encodes:
- the LOC132133207 gene encoding C-C motif chemokine 18-like — translated: MTASRFIIFSAVVVLLCAVSLSEGLRIGPQRCCFSFSDRPVPVKRVAEYSMTSQQCPNEAVLFKTVKGHYVCARPNDSWVKGHIKIIDSRNIGRQGTL